The following proteins are encoded in a genomic region of Methylobacterium tardum:
- a CDS encoding NAD(P)/FAD-dependent oxidoreductase: protein MPQMSERAVIVGAGLTALRGAEAMRAAGFSGPLTIVGDEPYRPYDRPPLSKHVLTGATPADATTLPGSLGLDADWLLGCPATGLDRQARAVRLADGRTLSYDRLLIATGTRARPWPNPHEGRLAGVFTLRGRDDAAALRQALAADPRRVLVIGGGFIGCEVASLCRQLGLAVTLVEPGPTPLARVLGRTVGAFIGAIHAGHGVDLRCGSEVEWLEDEHGRLVRAHLVDGTRIEADLAVVALGAVRNTEWLEGSGLSADPGGVDCDARGYAVDTDGTADPRIAAAGDVARFPHPLYDGRRVALEHWSQAVAQGIHAGRLLAGAVPEGPYAELPTFWSTQGDLVVKSAGLTEGADAVAITQGDPTSGRFVALYGREGRCIAAVSVDSARWLPAHAELVAARAPFPPRGGATDRPKEIEIFAPDFP from the coding sequence TCACGGCCTTGCGCGGCGCCGAAGCGATGCGTGCGGCCGGCTTCTCCGGCCCGCTGACCATCGTCGGCGACGAGCCCTACCGGCCCTACGACCGCCCGCCGCTCTCGAAGCACGTCCTCACCGGTGCGACGCCCGCGGACGCGACGACCCTGCCGGGCAGCCTCGGTCTCGACGCGGACTGGCTCCTGGGCTGCCCGGCTACCGGCCTCGACCGGCAAGCCCGCGCCGTCCGGCTGGCCGACGGGCGCACCCTCTCCTACGACCGCCTGCTGATCGCCACCGGCACGCGAGCCCGTCCGTGGCCGAACCCCCATGAGGGCCGGCTCGCCGGTGTCTTCACCTTGCGCGGGCGGGACGACGCCGCCGCCCTGCGGCAAGCCCTGGCCGCCGACCCCCGGCGCGTGCTGGTGATCGGTGGCGGCTTCATCGGCTGCGAGGTCGCCAGCCTGTGCCGGCAGCTCGGCCTGGCGGTGACCCTGGTGGAGCCCGGCCCGACGCCGCTGGCCCGCGTCCTCGGCCGCACCGTCGGGGCGTTCATCGGCGCGATCCACGCAGGCCACGGTGTCGATCTGCGCTGCGGCAGCGAGGTCGAGTGGCTGGAGGACGAGCACGGACGGCTGGTCCGCGCCCACCTCGTCGACGGCACCCGCATCGAGGCCGACCTCGCCGTCGTCGCCCTCGGCGCGGTGCGCAACACCGAATGGCTGGAGGGTTCCGGCTTGTCGGCGGATCCGGGCGGGGTCGATTGCGACGCGCGCGGCTACGCCGTCGATACGGACGGAACAGCAGATCCGCGCATCGCCGCGGCCGGCGACGTGGCGCGCTTCCCGCACCCGCTCTACGACGGCCGGCGCGTCGCGCTGGAGCATTGGAGTCAGGCGGTGGCGCAGGGCATCCATGCCGGCCGGCTGCTCGCCGGTGCCGTGCCCGAAGGCCCCTATGCCGAGCTGCCGACCTTCTGGTCGACCCAGGGCGACCTCGTAGTCAAGTCGGCCGGACTGACGGAGGGGGCGGACGCGGTGGCGATCACGCAGGGCGACCCGACGTCCGGCCGCTTCGTCGCCCTCTACGGCCGCGAAGGCCGGTGCATCGCAGCGGTCTCGGTGGATTCGGCCCGCTGGCTGCCGGCCCATGCCGAACTGGTCGCCGCCCGCGCGCCGTTCCCGCCCCGCGGCGGCGCCACCGACCGTCCGAAGGAGATCGAGATCTTCGCGCCAGACTTTCCTTGA
- a CDS encoding cytochrome P450, with translation MPDATLLDQVKDIANRPNPYPIYAKLRANPVSRQDDGTESGTWVAATHGTIARLLQDPRVSSDTLPPADRPRTGNPLTDLIVKPLKDWMMDRHRVFIFRDPPDHDALRSAVMHQFSRERVQAMRARSDRLVADLLNEKCGAREIDAVGDLAYPLPVTVICELFGVPREDEPKFHGWATQLATALEPDSLSDPEIRAENSRTFDAIGGYMGDLIKEKRKHPQDDMLSGLANHATPAGVKMGDFDLIATSILMLVAGHETTVNLITNGLLTLLRHPDELERLRQDPLRAPRLIEELLRYEPPVQFRTRRTLSAIDIAGVTIPEGADLVLLLASGNRDAAVFPDPDRFDPDRTGTRHLGFGGSLHYCVGAPLARFEAEAALTALAARLKAPRLIEDPPPYRPGAALRGPKHLRVAIDGIA, from the coding sequence ATGCCCGACGCCACCCTCCTCGACCAGGTCAAGGACATCGCGAACCGGCCGAATCCCTACCCGATCTACGCGAAGCTGCGGGCGAATCCCGTCTCGCGCCAGGACGACGGCACAGAGTCGGGTACCTGGGTGGCGGCCACCCACGGCACCATCGCGCGCCTGCTGCAGGATCCGCGGGTCAGCTCCGACACGCTGCCGCCGGCCGACCGGCCGCGCACCGGCAACCCCCTCACCGACCTGATCGTGAAGCCGCTCAAGGACTGGATGATGGACCGTCACCGGGTCTTCATCTTCCGCGACCCGCCTGACCACGACGCCCTGCGCTCGGCGGTGATGCACCAGTTCAGCCGCGAGCGCGTCCAGGCGATGCGCGCCCGTTCCGACCGGCTGGTGGCCGACCTGCTCAACGAGAAATGCGGTGCCCGGGAGATCGACGCGGTCGGCGACCTCGCCTACCCGCTGCCGGTGACGGTGATCTGCGAGCTGTTCGGCGTGCCCCGCGAGGACGAGCCGAAGTTCCACGGCTGGGCGACGCAGCTCGCCACAGCGCTCGAACCCGACAGCCTGTCCGACCCCGAGATCCGCGCCGAGAACAGCCGGACCTTCGACGCGATCGGCGGCTACATGGGCGACCTGATCAAGGAGAAGCGCAAGCATCCGCAGGACGACATGCTGTCGGGGCTCGCCAACCACGCCACACCGGCGGGAGTGAAGATGGGCGATTTCGACCTGATCGCCACCTCGATCCTGATGCTGGTGGCTGGGCACGAGACGACCGTCAACCTGATCACCAACGGCCTGCTGACCCTGCTGCGGCATCCGGACGAGCTGGAGCGCCTCCGGCAGGATCCGCTCAGGGCCCCGCGGCTGATCGAGGAGCTGCTGCGCTACGAGCCGCCGGTGCAGTTCCGGACGCGCCGGACGCTGTCGGCCATCGACATCGCGGGCGTGACGATCCCCGAGGGCGCCGACCTCGTGCTGCTGCTGGCCTCCGGCAACCGCGATGCAGCCGTGTTCCCGGATCCCGACCGGTTCGACCCGGACCGCACGGGCACCCGCCATCTCGGCTTCGGCGGCAGCCTGCATTACTGCGTCGGCGCGCCACTCGCCCGGTTCGAAGCCGAGGCGGCCCTGACCGCGCTGGCCGCCCGCCTGAAGGCGCCGCGCCTGATCGAGGATCCGCCGCCCTACCGGCCCGGCGCGGCCCTGCGCGGCCCGAAGCACCTGCGGGTGGCGATCGACGGAATCGCGTGA
- a CDS encoding DUF1989 domain-containing protein → MCQADVQQIEPRSGVAFTLDRGQRLTVIDPRGEQVADLVAYNRHDIGEVISSGRTLDYASRIYLTTGDPLYSNRSNVLLRIVEDTVGRHDFLLTPCSADTFRIIYGDTNPHRGCFGNLAAALAPYGIAPDAIPVAFNCFMNVPIDGKTGALTVEPPLSRAGDRIVFVAETDLIIGLTACSALQSNNGSFKPIHYRVET, encoded by the coding sequence ATGTGCCAAGCGGACGTGCAGCAGATCGAGCCGCGCTCGGGTGTCGCCTTCACCCTCGACCGGGGCCAGCGCCTCACGGTGATCGACCCGCGCGGCGAGCAGGTCGCCGACCTCGTCGCCTACAACCGCCACGACATCGGCGAGGTGATCTCGTCCGGGCGGACCCTCGACTATGCCAGCCGGATCTACCTGACCACCGGCGATCCGCTCTACTCGAACCGCTCGAACGTGCTCCTGCGCATCGTCGAGGACACGGTGGGGCGGCACGACTTCCTGCTGACCCCGTGCTCGGCCGACACGTTCCGCATCATCTACGGCGACACGAACCCGCATCGCGGCTGCTTCGGCAACCTCGCGGCCGCGCTCGCCCCCTACGGTATCGCGCCGGACGCCATCCCGGTGGCGTTCAATTGCTTCATGAACGTGCCGATCGACGGCAAAACCGGAGCCCTCACCGTCGAGCCGCCGTTGAGCCGGGCCGGGGACCGCATCGTCTTCGTGGCCGAGACCGACCTGATCATCGGCCTGACAGCCTGCTCGGCCCTGCAATCGAATAACGGCAGCTTCAAGCCGATCCATTACCGTGTCGAGACCTAG